The following coding sequences are from one Sesamum indicum cultivar Zhongzhi No. 13 linkage group LG11, S_indicum_v1.0, whole genome shotgun sequence window:
- the LOC105174499 gene encoding protein NRT1/ PTR FAMILY 5.6, which yields MEQAKKQESRGGDEDKWVHDSSLDHKGRIPLRASTGAWKASLFIIAIEFSERLSYFGLATSLIIYLTKVIHEDLKTAAKRVNYWSGVTTLMPLLGGFVADAYLGRFSTVLISSVIYLLGLLVLTMSRVVPGLKPCDVGICERPRRIHEVFFFLAIYLISIGTGGHKPSLESFGADQFDDDHPEERKKKMSFFNWWNFGLCCGLLLGVTIIVYIQEHISWAAADVILTAVMAFTILIFCSGRPFYRFRKPTGSPLTPLLQVLVAAIAKRSLPYPSEPDQLYEVPKSDQTQRRLLFHTKKLKFLDKAAIIEDGQDSAEKQNPWRLATVTKVEEMKLVVNMIPIWLTTLPFGICVAQASTFFIKQGTTLDRKITRDFMIPPASIYALAAIGMIISVTIYDKLLEPILRRVTGHERGIKVLQRIGIGMIFSVLTMVVAALVERKRLNVVERNPLEGSVSMSVFWLAPQFLIIGIGDGFALVGLQEYFYDQVPDSMRSLGIALYLSVIGAANFLSSLLITLVDHLTEKGGKSWFGKDLNTSRLDYFYWLLAGITAGNICIFAFVASRYSYKNVRKTTVAVADCYEGDHIEAMA from the exons ATGGAGCAAGCAAAGAAACAGGAATCACGAGGTGGGGATGAGGATAAATGGGTGCATGATTCTTCTCTTGATCACAAAGGAAGAATTCCTCTTCGAGCTTCCACCGGTGCATGGAAGGCTTCCCTTTTCATTATAG CAATCGAGTTCAGCGAGAGGCTGAGTTACTTTGGTCTAGCAACAAGTTTAATCATATACCTCACGAAGGTGATCCACGAAGACCTCAAAACGGCAGCGAAGAGAGTCAATTATTGGTCTGGTGTGACCACATTGATGCCCCTGCTTGGAGGATTTGTGGCTGATGCTTACCTTGGCCGATTCTCCACAGTTCTAATCTCGTCCGTCATTTATCTCCTG GGCTTGCTTGTTTTGACAATGTCTAGAGTGGTTCCAGGTTTGAAACCTTGCGACGTTGGGATCTGTGAGAGACCTCGAAGGATCCATGaggttttcttcttccttgcaATATACTTGATCTCAATAGGTACAGGTGGGCACAAGCCATCTCTGGAGAGCTTTGGAGCTGACCAGTTTGATGATGATCACCCCgaagagaggaaaaagaagatgTCCTTCTTCAATTGGTGGAATTTTGGACTGTGTTGTGGTCTGCTTCTCGGCGTGACCATAATCGTTTACATCCAGGAACACATCAGCTGGGCTGCTGCAGATGTCATTCTTACAGCAGTCATGGCTTTCACCATACTGATATTTTGCTCTGGAAGGCCGTTTTATCGTTTTAGGAAGCCCACAGGAAGTCCCTTGACGCCATTGCTGCAGGTATTGGTAGCAGCTATTGCAAAGAGAAGTCTTCCTTATCCGTCAGAACCTGATCAACTCTACGAGGTTCCAAAATCAGACCAGACTCAGAGGAGGCTCCTTTTCCACACCAAGAAGCTCAA GTTTCTTGACAAGGCTGCAATAATTGAAGACGGACAAGATTCAGCAGAGAAACAAAATCCATGGAGACTTGCAACTGTTACAAAGGTGGAGGAGATGAAGCTTGTCGTCAACATGATCCCAATCTGGCTGACAACCCTACCGTTTGGCATATGTGTGGCACAAGCCTCCACGTTCTTTATCAAACAGGGCACAACACTGGACCGTAAAATCACTCGTGATTTCATGATCCCACCAGCCTCCATATATGCCTTGGCCGCCATTGGGATGATAATCTCTGTCACAATTTATGATAAACTCCTTGAGCCCATCTTGAGAAGAGTAACGGGACACGAGCGAGGCATCAAAGTTCTCCAAAGGATCGGTATCGGGATGATTTTCTCAGTTTTGACCATGGTAGTAGCAGCCTTGGTTGAGAGAAAGAGACTAAACGTTGTGGAGAGAAATCCACTGGAAGGTTCAGTTTCGATGAGTGTCTTTTGGCTGGCACCACAGTTTCTCATCATCGGAATAGGAGACGGGTTCGCATTGGTGGGCTTGCAAGAGTACTTTTATGATCAAGTACCTGATTCCATGAGAAGCTTAGGCATTGCATTGTATCTCAGTGTGATCGGTGCAGCAAACTTCCTCAGCAGCCTTCTCATAACATTAGTCGATCATCTAACAGAAAAAGGTGGCAAGAGTTGGTTCGGCAAGGATTTGAATACCAGCCGGCTCGACTATTTCTACTGGTTGTTAGCAGGCATTACAGCAGGGAACATCTGCATCTTTGCCTTTGTTGCCAGCAGATATTCTTACAAGAACGTTAGAAAAACAACGGTGGCTGTTGCTGATTGTTATGAAGGGGATCACATAGAAGCAATGGcttaa